One Lactobacillus sp. CBA3606 DNA window includes the following coding sequences:
- a CDS encoding transposase, which produces MLVPTEQLNFEQFKKWTNFPYWMAATDVVHQLLSLDSELEQTYQVLNSVRTAVQHQDWHNYNAAFWNNKTYSEEMKNTIKTLESHHDEIRNTFTTHYSNGPLEGSNNKIKAIKRASFGYRSFWRFRTRVLYVFKIKTKRALITK; this is translated from the coding sequence TTGTTAGTACCAACTGAACAGCTTAACTTTGAACAATTCAAAAAGTGGACTAATTTTCCTTACTGGATGGCTGCCACCGATGTTGTCCATCAGCTGTTATCGTTGGATTCAGAACTAGAACAAACTTATCAAGTCTTAAACAGCGTCCGGACAGCTGTCCAACATCAAGATTGGCATAACTACAATGCGGCATTTTGGAATAACAAAACGTATTCTGAAGAAATGAAGAACACGATTAAAACACTTGAAAGCCATCATGATGAGATTCGTAACACCTTTACCACACACTATTCAAATGGTCCTTTGGAAGGTTCTAATAATAAAATCAAGGCGATCAAACGAGCCAGTTTTGGCTATCGCAGCTTCTGGAGGTTTAGAACTCGAGTACTATACGTTTTCAAAATCAAAACAAAAAGAGCCCTAATCACGAAGTGA